In Oreochromis aureus strain Israel breed Guangdong linkage group 20, ZZ_aureus, whole genome shotgun sequence, the following are encoded in one genomic region:
- the smim1 gene encoding small integral membrane protein 1 → MESNGTPSVQYDRWNEENINMNVEASQPVLRRIYNRMCTGNIGIAVKVTGAVAALVTVYIIGYVTGYHIHRCP, encoded by the exons ATGGAGTCCAACGGTACCCCCAGCGTGCAATACGACCGCTGGAATGAGGAAAATATCAATATGAACGTGGAGGCTTCACAGCCTGTTCTGAGAAG GATCTACAACAGAATGTGCACCGGCAACATTGGAATAGCAGTGAAGGTTACAGGAGCTGTAGCTGCACTGGTGACTGTTTACATTATAGGATATGTGACTGGATACCACATTCATCGCTGCCCGTAG